A region of Flavobacterium indicum GPTSA100-9 = DSM 17447 DNA encodes the following proteins:
- a CDS encoding outer membrane protein assembly factor BamD: protein MTKYIYIFFSLLVLASCSEYQRALKSDQVDFKNEVFSKLYEKEKYAKAIRLFEQYATSVRGKSNAEDVFYKYAKALYITKQYYTAGYQFESFAANYPKSVHAQEAAFLGADCYAKLSPIYSLDQVDTYKALEKLQAFADKYPNSEYLPKANAIVKELNEKLELKAFEIAKQYYTTGEYFHNYNTAIKAFDNFILDYPGTKFREDALFYKFGSAYQMAILSVPAKKQERLNEAKNLYNSLIKYKADTKFLDQANKMLETVDRELKQYTN from the coding sequence ATGACAAAATATATTTATATCTTTTTCAGCTTACTTGTATTGGCTTCATGTAGCGAATATCAAAGAGCATTAAAGTCTGATCAGGTTGACTTTAAAAACGAAGTTTTTTCCAAACTTTATGAGAAAGAAAAATATGCTAAAGCAATTCGTTTGTTCGAACAATATGCTACTTCAGTGAGAGGTAAATCGAATGCAGAAGATGTGTTTTACAAATATGCAAAAGCACTATACATAACAAAACAATACTATACTGCAGGTTATCAGTTTGAAAGTTTTGCAGCCAATTATCCGAAAAGTGTTCATGCTCAAGAAGCTGCTTTTTTAGGAGCAGATTGTTATGCTAAATTGTCTCCAATTTATAGTTTAGATCAAGTAGATACTTATAAAGCCTTAGAAAAATTACAAGCTTTTGCAGATAAATATCCTAATTCTGAATATTTGCCTAAAGCAAATGCTATTGTTAAAGAGTTGAATGAAAAACTTGAATTAAAGGCTTTTGAAATAGCAAAACAGTATTATACTACAGGTGAATATTTTCACAACTATAACACCGCAATCAAAGCTTTTGATAATTTTATCTTAGATTATCCTGGGACAAAATTTAGAGAAGATGCATTATTTTATAAATTTGGGTCTGCTTACCAAATGGCAATTTTATCGGTTCCTGCAAAAAAACAAGAAAGATTAAATGAAGCTAAAAATTTATACAATAGTTTAATAAAATATAAAGCAGATACTAAGTTTTTAGACCAAGCTAACAAAATGTTAGAAACAGTAGATAGAGAGTTAAAACAATATACAAATTAA
- a CDS encoding bifunctional metallophosphatase/5'-nucleotidase: MKRRTFLKNTAASTAFLGIAGTTLSSFTTLTEKKITILHTNDVHSHIDPFPADHPKNPNMGGAARRASVIEQIRKEEKNVLLLDAGDIFQGTPYFNYYGGELEFKIMSMMNYDVATMGNHDFDNGIEGFYAQLPHAKFDFVSANYDFKNTLLDGIVKPFKIINKNGIKVGIFGLGVQLEGLVDKKCYKETIYNNPIEVATSIAQQLKEDEKCDLVICLSHLGFQYKNEPEKPSDTKLAQSTKNIDLIIGGHTHTFLEKPLIYKNLENKDVIVNQVGAYGINLGRIDFYLSDDKKYIGQEKNITLY; encoded by the coding sequence ATGAAAAGAAGAACATTTTTAAAAAATACAGCTGCCAGTACAGCCTTTCTTGGAATTGCAGGAACCACATTAAGTAGTTTTACAACTTTAACAGAAAAAAAAATTACAATATTGCACACCAATGACGTACACAGTCATATTGATCCTTTTCCTGCTGATCATCCTAAAAATCCAAATATGGGTGGTGCTGCTAGAAGAGCTTCTGTAATTGAACAAATTCGAAAAGAAGAGAAAAACGTTTTATTGTTAGATGCTGGCGATATATTCCAAGGTACACCCTACTTCAATTATTATGGTGGTGAACTGGAATTTAAAATAATGAGCATGATGAACTATGATGTTGCTACGATGGGAAATCATGATTTCGATAATGGAATTGAAGGATTTTATGCTCAACTCCCTCATGCAAAATTTGACTTTGTTTCTGCTAATTATGATTTCAAAAACACCCTATTGGACGGAATTGTAAAGCCCTTTAAAATAATTAATAAAAACGGAATTAAAGTCGGAATCTTTGGCTTAGGCGTTCAATTAGAAGGTTTAGTAGATAAAAAATGTTACAAAGAAACTATTTATAATAACCCTATTGAGGTAGCAACAAGTATTGCTCAACAATTAAAAGAAGATGAAAAATGCGATTTAGTAATTTGTCTTTCTCATTTAGGCTTTCAATATAAAAATGAACCCGAAAAGCCTAGCGATACTAAACTTGCTCAATCAACAAAAAACATCGATTTAATAATTGGTGGCCATACACATACTTTTTTGGAAAAACCATTAATTTACAAAAATCTTGAAAACAAAGATGTAATTGTAAATCAAGTAGGAGCTTATGGAATTAATCTTGGTCGAATTGATTTTTATTTAAGTGATGATAAGAAATATATAGGACAAGAAAAGAATATTACCCTTTACTAG
- a CDS encoding DUF6913 domain-containing protein, which produces MFSRIIKNFFLKRNINKRLDKHQLDYTHHTIKTVGIIVDETYFTEIDKLIEELVCKGVDSNAIEVLHFLDKKKKNSDATKNYCVTKNISWSGQIKNEIVSNFVEKPFDLLINYYDIEKQVLLLITKRSKAKFKVGFETIDKRVNHFMINLPAENYKEFISELFKYLKILKKI; this is translated from the coding sequence ATGTTTTCAAGAATAATTAAAAATTTTTTTCTTAAAAGAAATATCAATAAAAGGTTAGATAAACATCAACTTGACTATACTCATCATACTATAAAAACAGTTGGTATAATCGTTGATGAAACTTACTTTACAGAAATTGATAAACTAATTGAAGAATTGGTCTGTAAGGGTGTCGATAGTAATGCTATTGAAGTTTTACATTTTTTAGATAAAAAGAAAAAAAATAGTGATGCAACTAAAAACTATTGTGTTACTAAAAATATTTCATGGTCTGGGCAAATTAAAAATGAAATAGTGTCTAATTTTGTTGAAAAACCATTTGATTTATTAATTAATTACTATGATATTGAAAAACAAGTTCTACTTTTAATTACTAAAAGATCAAAAGCTAAATTTAAAGTTGGGTTTGAAACAATAGACAAGAGAGTTAATCATTTTATGATAAATTTGCCAGCAGAAAATTATAAAGAATTTATTTCGGAATTGTTCAAATATTTAAAAATACTAAAAAAAATATAA
- the dapA gene encoding 4-hydroxy-tetrahydrodipicolinate synthase has translation MQSLMGTGVALVTPFKKDFSVDTEALTRIVNFVIEGGVEYLVVLGTTAETATLTSDEKELVIQTIKDANKGRVPLVLGVGSNNTAQVVEELKTRDFSGFTAILSVSPYYNKPTQEGIYQHFKAVAEASPLPIIVYNVPGRTASNILPSTVIRLAKDFKNIIGIKEAAGDIVQAMKLIQNKPEGFLVISGDDMITLPMVLAGGAGVISVIGEGFPKEFSEMVRLGLNKRVDEAYKLHYKLADSIDMIFEQGNPAGIKEVFMHLGISENTVRLPLVNVDENLSERLQKFIKNLN, from the coding sequence ATGCAGTCATTAATGGGAACTGGTGTAGCATTGGTTACTCCTTTTAAAAAAGATTTTTCAGTAGATACAGAAGCGCTTACTAGAATTGTAAATTTTGTAATTGAAGGTGGTGTGGAATATTTAGTAGTTTTAGGAACTACAGCAGAAACAGCAACATTAACTTCAGATGAAAAAGAATTGGTAATTCAAACAATTAAAGATGCAAATAAAGGACGAGTGCCTTTAGTTTTGGGTGTTGGAAGTAATAATACTGCTCAGGTTGTTGAAGAATTAAAAACTAGAGATTTTAGTGGTTTCACAGCAATACTGTCAGTCTCTCCCTATTATAATAAACCTACTCAAGAGGGAATATACCAACATTTCAAAGCTGTTGCAGAAGCTTCTCCGCTTCCAATTATAGTTTACAATGTGCCAGGAAGAACAGCTAGTAACATATTGCCAAGTACTGTTATTAGATTAGCAAAAGATTTTAAAAATATTATTGGTATCAAAGAAGCCGCTGGTGATATTGTACAGGCAATGAAGTTAATACAAAATAAACCAGAAGGATTCTTAGTGATTTCTGGAGATGATATGATTACATTGCCAATGGTATTAGCTGGTGGCGCAGGGGTTATATCGGTAATAGGAGAAGGTTTTCCAAAAGAATTCTCTGAAATGGTTCGTTTAGGTTTGAATAAAAGAGTAGATGAAGCATATAAGTTACATTATAAATTAGCAGATTCAATTGATATGATTTTTGAACAAGGTAATCCAGCCGGAATTAAAGAAGTATTTATGCATTTAGGTATTTCTGAAAACACCGTGCGTTTGCCATTAGTTAATGTTGATGAAAATCTTTCAGAAAGACTTCAAAAATTCATCAAAAATTTGAACTAA
- a CDS encoding 5'-nucleotidase C-terminal domain-containing protein, with protein sequence MISKIKNSKQLYLFFVTILTLSFLYSCKTSTYSNYKIEGKKIPITSEFKTNEAIDAFVSPYRNHINQDLDVILSYCPETLDKNKGEFQTNIGNFIADACVELANPLFYKKENKKINGAIFNNGGIRTVIPKGNVTKRTAFEVMPFENSLQVIALKGTQIYELANYFVKERKPHPLNGIHLYLDSNNNITKVTIENEIVNQDKVYYILTSDYLANGGDNMTFFLKNEGKYDLEYKMRNVLIDYFTTHRSIEANVNERVSKIK encoded by the coding sequence ATGATATCCAAAATTAAAAATAGTAAACAACTTTACCTATTTTTTGTTACAATTTTAACATTAAGTTTTTTATATTCATGCAAAACAAGCACTTATAGTAATTATAAGATTGAAGGTAAAAAAATTCCAATAACTTCTGAATTCAAAACAAATGAGGCAATTGATGCTTTTGTTTCTCCCTACAGAAATCATATAAATCAAGATTTAGATGTAATTTTATCCTACTGTCCAGAAACTTTAGACAAGAATAAAGGTGAATTTCAAACAAATATTGGAAATTTTATAGCAGATGCATGTGTTGAATTAGCAAACCCTCTTTTTTACAAAAAAGAAAATAAAAAGATAAATGGAGCTATTTTCAATAATGGCGGAATAAGAACTGTAATTCCTAAAGGAAATGTAACAAAAAGAACTGCATTTGAAGTAATGCCTTTTGAAAACAGTTTACAAGTTATTGCTTTAAAAGGAACACAAATTTATGAACTAGCAAATTATTTTGTAAAAGAGCGCAAACCACATCCTTTAAATGGGATTCATTTATATTTAGACAGTAATAACAATATCACAAAGGTTACTATAGAAAATGAAATAGTAAACCAAGACAAGGTTTATTATATTTTAACATCTGATTATTTAGCTAATGGTGGAGACAATATGACTTTCTTTTTAAAAAATGAAGGAAAATATGATTTAGAATATAAAATGCGAAATGTTTTAATTGATTATTTTACTACACACAGGTCAATTGAAGCTAATGTTAATGAAAGAGTTTCTAAAATAAAATAA